A portion of the uncultured Draconibacterium sp. genome contains these proteins:
- a CDS encoding redoxin domain-containing protein, whose translation MTRLLFLFFIIFSFQISAQNYRIQVQLDGAPNKTVQLAYHYLGKIYAADKTTLDENGQGTFSGDSLLAQGLYKILVDKDHHFDFLLGADQDFKLSNSTFDGADSKIVGSEESEAFIDYMIFLRDLQQQSASLNEAYKNANDAERSKITEQREALNTKMHDYWLTVDKKFPDSFLYKFITANYVPALDESTLPKEVAENDSLLLLAKFNYQQKHYWDYFDYTDERYLYTPFYKTKLETWFTKVLYPEYDSVKPYVYKFIEDVKPSKRIFQFATSYFLNSSINSNIMGMDALFIDIARDYYLSGEAFWASEESLEAIRENVLFIQDNLIGQIAPDLTLESFDGEFINLHQIESKLTAVLIYEPNCSHCKVFVPEFYKEVYLPYKDKGLTVFAIYSMDDKEEWAEFLTKHNMFDWINVWDEHHSSRFKIKYDARKTPGIYLLDENKKIIGKKMTVEQLKEIIPIELN comes from the coding sequence ATGACACGATTACTGTTTTTGTTTTTTATAATTTTTAGCTTTCAGATTAGCGCACAAAACTATCGTATACAGGTTCAGCTTGACGGAGCTCCAAATAAAACGGTTCAGCTTGCCTATCACTACCTTGGTAAAATATATGCTGCCGATAAAACCACTTTAGACGAAAACGGACAAGGCACTTTTTCCGGCGATAGTCTTTTAGCGCAAGGTTTGTATAAAATTTTGGTGGATAAAGACCATCATTTCGACTTTTTATTGGGAGCCGACCAGGATTTTAAATTAAGCAACTCAACTTTTGATGGCGCCGATTCGAAAATAGTAGGTTCTGAAGAATCAGAAGCGTTTATCGATTACATGATTTTTTTACGCGACCTGCAACAACAAAGTGCATCGTTAAACGAAGCTTATAAAAATGCTAATGATGCAGAAAGAAGCAAAATTACAGAACAACGCGAGGCGCTAAATACAAAAATGCATGATTACTGGTTGACCGTAGATAAGAAGTTCCCCGACTCATTTTTATACAAATTTATTACGGCCAACTATGTTCCTGCTCTCGATGAATCAACACTTCCGAAAGAAGTTGCAGAGAACGACTCGTTGTTACTTTTGGCTAAATTTAACTACCAACAAAAGCACTATTGGGATTATTTTGATTACACCGACGAACGTTATCTTTATACGCCTTTTTATAAAACAAAACTTGAAACGTGGTTTACCAAAGTGCTTTACCCGGAATACGATTCGGTAAAACCGTATGTTTACAAATTCATTGAAGATGTAAAACCCAGTAAACGTATTTTTCAATTTGCTACATCCTATTTTCTGAATAGCAGTATTAACAGCAACATAATGGGAATGGATGCGCTGTTTATCGATATTGCCCGCGATTATTATTTGAGTGGTGAAGCTTTTTGGGCTTCAGAAGAATCACTAGAAGCCATTCGCGAAAATGTGCTTTTTATACAAGATAATCTTATTGGACAAATTGCTCCCGACCTTACACTTGAAAGTTTCGATGGAGAGTTTATAAACCTGCACCAAATTGAATCGAAATTAACAGCTGTACTCATTTACGAACCCAATTGCTCGCACTGCAAAGTTTTTGTTCCCGAATTTTATAAAGAGGTTTATTTGCCATACAAAGACAAAGGACTCACCGTTTTTGCCATTTATTCGATGGATGACAAAGAAGAATGGGCAGAATTTCTCACCAAACACAATATGTTCGACTGGATTAATGTGTGGGACGAGCATCACTCTTCGCGTTTTAAAATTAAATACGATGCCCGAAAAACACCGGGGATTTACCTGCTTGATGAAAACAAAAAAATTATAGGTAAAAAAATGACCGTTGAGCAATTAAAAGAAATAATTCCTATTGAATTGAACTAA